The Natrinema versiforme genome segment AAGCACCAGCGGTTCTTTGTCACTTCCCTGGAGCACGGGAGTACCTTGCTCCATGGAAACTTCTCCGCAGACCGCCAGCATCTCGCCGTCAAGAATGACTCTCGCCTCAAAAAACTCGTCGTCGGGAATCTCTTCGGGTGCGTCCGCATCGAAGATGTACTCCATAATGGGAATGGGGTTGACAGTCCAATGTTCATCCAGCTGGATGTACGTCGATCTCCAACTACGCTTCGACAGCCCGGTCGATACCGTCCAATCAGGAGACACTGTTGTGATGTCGGCGCTGTCGTGGGTCTCAGTCAACCAGTCTGTGTCGATCCGAATCTCGCGCCGACCGTCGTCAACGGTAAACGTCCCGGACTCAATCCCGGATGCATACGTAATCATCTGCATATCCGCTCCAGACTCTTCGGCATCAAGATTGTAGTTATACGACTGGTACTCCTTGAGCCGCCACACGTACGCACCGACGGACTCTTCCTCATCGATCGACAGAGAGTCGCTTAGTGGCGGTAGATCTCTGACATTCACCGTCCCCTTTATCGCGACTTTCTCACCATCGACGAGCGTTGACGGGCTTCTGTTTCCGGACGTTGACACCGACCGGTAGAGCCTTCCGGCAATAATCGCTCGGTGAACGCACCACAGAGAGCTAGCAAGTAAACCTACCCCGATGAGAGTACGTACCGCGTCAACCATATTCGTCTGAACAGTTTGAATGGCTCTGTTGAAATCCTATTGATTCGTCACTATCACTGCTGAAACAACCGTTAGGTAGGTGTGCGCAAGTACCTTTTTCCGCCTCGGGTTCGTTCGCTGTGCTCACTCACCTCTCGGCGCAAAAATCTACGCTAAAAAGGCCGCTCACCCCCTTCGGTCGCTCGCGGGTGCAGCACTTGCGTTTCGACCGCAGCGGTAACGCCTCCACCTGTACTGAACGGCAACTACGTATGCGAGTTGTTCAGTTTGGGGTTTCAGCTGGTATGTTGAATAAGGCGACGAGAGTGAGACCGAGATAGAAACCAGTTCCGTGAATAAGCGTTTGGGTGAGGAGTTCTTCTGGTGTGCTAATTCCGATAATATGGGTGAGCCACAGATCACTGAGAGATATAAGAAGCGCGAGGGAGTAAGTGAACACCGTCCGGCGAATACTGAAGAGAGGGCTTGCCTGTAGTTGTTCAAGCACATTGTCGAATCTCCATCGGAGCGGTATAGTCTTTCTCTGTACTGAATGTGGGGGTTATGAATCTATCACTATCTGAATATTTCAACAGAGCCACTAAGACCGACCAGGCGCCGAGAAAGATCGATGAACAACTTACCGACCAATTCTGAGCAACGCAATGGTGGGGACTAAGTCACTGTGCATAGGTAGTCGCTCGTCAGAGGTAGATCCCGGTATCCCGAATTTGTGTTCTCTTCTGCAGTAGGGAACTTGTCTTAACCAACGTTCCCGGGGGTGACCTCAAATTGTTGGTTAAGACTCCCAAAGCTTGGGACCCACTATCCCACCAGCTACTAACGATGAGTCTGTCGGCGCCATAAGGCGCGAGGCGCGCTCTCACGTGCCTAGCGCGATTCACTATGCCTGATCCAAATCCTCGCAACGACACAAGTGCCGACTACGAACAGTTCGAGAAAGCGCTTCTCACCCAAGATCGTGATGCCGCCAGCGTTGTGACGGCGGACATCGACGACGCGACGGCCCGCAATCTGGTCAGTGATCTCGTCGACACGGATGTCGTCACACCTGTTCCTGAGAGCCGAGTCCTCGTCCACGAGCTGAGCGGTACCACCTTTGATTCGATCACTCAACTGGCGGTCTTCCATCGCGGCTGGACGGCTGCCCGTGACGCCGACGCGTAGGCCGAGTGACGCACGAACCCTCGTTGGCTGTACCTTCTGTGACGCTCCGCCCGGCGCCGAGACTAGCAAGGCGTACACTTGGGGTTAGGATGAGCAGTCACCCACCCGTGACCTTGACCCGGTGGGATGGTCCAACCGAGTCCGACGCGGGATCGGCGCTATTGGGTGATCGACGAGAAGGTCAAATCGAAAGAGATCGAGCTGCCAGCAACAGTCTACGAAGAGCTTAGAGGACCGAATGCTTATCCATCCACCACCCATACACACGACCAATGAGTACCGAGACCGATCGGAACGGTAACCATGAGGTCCGGACTACGATCACGCTCACCAACGAAGGTGAGTGGTGGGTCGCAAAAGACGAGGAAACAGGCGTATCCAGTCAGGGGACGACCCGGATCGAAGCGCTCGAGAACCTCGATGAGGCTGTCGCTGGCTATAAGGGAGAGGGAAGAGAGCCCAGCGAAGAAGAACTCCGAGAGATCGGCATTGATCCCGAGAACAACGTCTCCGGCGAGTCGCTCCCCGACGAGTTTCAGTAGAGTTCGTTTCTTGAAATGGCTCGACGGACATATTCTGGCGACGACGTAATGAAAGTGTTAGTGAATCACGGCCCATTCTACGTCGATCGTATCAACGGCGACCACTTTATTCTTCGCTGGGAACCTCCTGCAGATCACGATTCTGATGCTCGAACAGTTCCCGTTCCACGTCATGACGAAGTCGCAACAGGGACACTAAGAGAGATTGGTGAACAGGCAGGGATGAAGGACTTCCAGCGATTCTTGGACTGGCTTGATCGGAACCTGTGAGTCGAGACGCGCAACATCAACAGAATTCGTATCGGGACGACGGCGGACAAGTTCCTTGGGAGCTGAACGCACAGCAAGACGAGTGAAGCACGTCTCCTGAAAGCCCCGACCGCTCGGCATCCCACGACCACCGCTGTGCTCATCGTGCCTGCAGTGCTTACGAGGGAGGGGGTGTTCACCGAGTTTTGCGCCGAGAGGTCGGGAGAGCAGATCTATCCCTTTCTGAGTCCGCTAATCATCGGTTGTCTCTCCGAGCATCGATCCGGATAGACGGTGTTTCTCTACGGCCCGTCCCGCTCGCCGCTGCCGCCTTCTGGTGAGCAAAGCTCACCGACGTCTCGTTCGCTTCGCTCACGAGACCTCCGCGTCGCTCGCGACCGACCATTCCGGGCTGCCTGCCTGCAGTCGCGGGCGGGCTGCCGGGCTAAAATGCATGTGCCCTCGGCGCCAGCACCAAGCGCGCTTTCGGTTGCGTCTCTCTCGCTCCTGACGTCGCTCGCTCGACGGACTCGAAACCGGCTTGTGTGCTGGCCGCTCGCTCCGGGCGGACGGCGCGCGGTACTGGTTGGAACACCTCAGTCAGGCGCGCTCTCGCTCGCGCCCAGGAGGGCGCTCGCGAAGGCGCGAGCGAGAGCGCGCAGATGGTTCTAGTCGGTCGGTGTCGTCGGAAAACCGCGATGTAGCAGCATCGCGGTGGCAGGCGCGTGAGCGCCTTCGGAATCAGGCCGATTCCAATGTCTAGTAACAACTCGAGTAGCAAGGTCGTTACGGTCGATGAACAGGCACTCAAACAGGCGGACGAGCAGGAAGTCGATGACGACAGCTTCCCGGTCGTCGACGAGACGCCAGAATTCGGGGCAACGGTCAAGCAAGAGGTCCAAGCAAAGGTGGATGCAAACCATCCGGACGGTATCGTCGATACAAACGACGACCGGATTCACGGTGTCACCCTCGAGCAGGAAGAGCGGATTCAAGCTCGAGAAGCAGAACTCGAGCGGATCAGTGCACAAGCCGAGTTCGGACAACAGCAGGGACGAGCGAAGCGGGCACGAGACATTGCTGCACAACGAAGTGCGGAGCGGCGTAAACGGTTCCAGAAGCGGGCAGCGAGCGTGGAGCCGATGGCGGATCCAGAACGGCCGGATCCCCGGACGAGCCTCACACAATCGCAACTGGCGGCTGTGAACGAGCAGTCGATGCGGTTGGCCGAACGGCTCGATGGCTGGTCTCGAGCGGCGATCAGTCGGCAGCTAGCCGAGGCGGTCGTCGACGGACAGGATCTCACGAGTGCGGTCGTCAGCGTGTTCGAGGAGTTGCAGACAGCGCCAGGACAGATCGTACCGATCGGGAAACTCGAGGATGTGAGCCGACAGAAGGTGAGCATCGAGGGGCGTGTCGAGACACTCTGGGATCCATCGCATCCAAGCATCGCTCAAGTCGGGCTCATCGCAGACGACAGTGGCCAAACTCGAGTGACGATCTGGGAGAAGTCAGGCGCGCCGTGGATCGAGGAAGGCGAACGAGTGCGCATTCATGGGGCGGCACGGAACTGGTACGTGGGACGTGTCTCACTGGCCGTCACCGGCTGGAGCACGATTCAGTTCCCTGAACGCGGTCGATGGTGGGAGTAACCGGCTAACGCGGCCTTCTTTTTGTACGTGCCAGACCGACCCAGACCCCACCTCCCCACCCTCCGCTCCGTGCTCGCTCGGGAAGACTCACTACGTTCGTCTTCCTAGTTCTCGTTCGCTCCGCTCACGAGACCGTCGCTGCGCGCGCAGCCACAACCTCAAGACAGTCAATTAAGTATCATCCCTGACCATTACTATTGAGATTCTATACAGTTCTACCTCATTGGCTCTAAACGAGGCCATTTTTGGATTGAATCCTGCAGCTCCCATCCGTTTTCCGAACGATCCACATCCGACAGCCAGCGGCGAGTTCCTTATAAACAGCCGCCGCACAGCGCACGTGACTACGAGATCATCGACGGCCAGCAACGCCTCTCCACGGTTTCCATCCTTCTGAAGAACATCAAGGACCACCTCGAAGAGAAGCAGACGAAAGTTGACGGCCAGCTCCAAGCGTACGCCGAACATATCTGCGAGGAATACCTTGACGAATTGCTGTACCGGCGGAAAGGTCCGACCGAAACACCGTTCCTGGAGCTCAACGACCACGACGACAGTATCTACGAGCTGCTGTTTCAGGACCCGGAGAAAAAGGTCCAGACCCTGAAGGAGATGGACCAGTACGACGGCCGCAAACAGAACGCTATCCGCCTCCGCGATCTCTTCGACGAGGTCGGTATCCCCGAAGAGGACGAGGAACTGGCAGACACCGATCTGCTGGAATCGTTCCGGTACTTCGGTGATTCCCACCGGCGGCTCGTGCGGACCGATGAATACTACGATGAGAAGGTTGCCGCGTTCGCCGACCGGGAGGAGTTCGACACTCCCGAGAAGGAAGTCAGGGCCCTGCTCAATCTCGCACATTTCACGCTGCGGTCCCTCCGCGTCTCCGAGTGCATCTTCCAGACTGATAACCAGGAACTCCGGATCGAGGTCTTCCAGTCGCTGAACGACCGTGGTGTTGAGCTCTCCAGTATGGACAAGGTGCGGGCACGGATCGTCGGCCGGTTCCAGGGCGAGTCCGACAGCGACAAGCAGATCGCTCGCTGGGAGAACGTGGTCCAGATGTTTGGCGGTGACGCAGACGCCGTTGAAGACTTCCTTGCCCATTACCTGGCTGCCACCGAGAAATCGTTCGAGACCGTGACGGATGCCCGCAGTAACATGCTGGAAGCGTTCCGGTTGAAGCAGATCGGTCGCCGTGATATCAAGTCACGGCTGGCAAGCCCTGGACAGGCCCGCGACTTCCTCGAGGAACTAGAAAACTACGCAGGCCGATACCGGGAAATCGTGACCGCGGACCTGACCGACGATGATACTGAGCTGAAAAAGGAGTACCGGGAAGAGTGCGAAGCCATCCTCCAACGGCTCAACAAGCTGGGCTTCTATACCGCTCACACCGGAACTGGACAGGCATCTGGATCGGCACCAGCCGCATATCAAGCTGCGTGGAAAGCTACCGAGCCAGTAACTACAAACTCATCGCTGAAATCCGTCCAGAAGCGAGACTTTCTCTTACTAGACCCGCTTCGGGCAACGGAATGGCCTCTGTAGACAAGGCTGTACAGGTTGTGGACTACGAACGACAGGAACCCATCGGAAATGATCCTGTCCACCTCAACACGATTAGAATCGGGACAGGAGGGAGAAGAAGAGGCACCGATAAACTTGCAGAGTTTATTATCTCGACCGCTATTTCGATGGCACTCAAGAGAGGACTCGGTCTGGGGTTGATTGCTCGGAGACTGGTAACTCGCGTTGTGAATGCCGCGATCGACTTAGACCATAACGATACTGCTGAACCAGGGGAGGCCATTTACGATGAATTCTATGGAGATCTTCTGAATCCGGGATGGATTGAAGCCGGGTTTTCGGCTGAAGAAGGAGCAGTGGTCCTGTTTGAGGTGGCGCCGACCGTTACATGGGGCTATGAACTAGAAGAGTCAGAGACAGATGGATCGTTCTCTTGTAGAACGGATGTGGTCAACTTCTCTGTCGAGGAATTATGAGTTAGAGGGGTGGGATCTGTTCCGGGTCTGGACTAATGCTGGGTCAGCCGTTTGTCGTGCTTTCCGTTTCGCGTACAGCGGTTTGACGTTTTTAGTCTCTTGGCGGTTTGCTGTGTATCGGCTGTAGTGTAGACTCGCGACACCACTGAGAACGTTCTCACACCTGAACTTTTTATACCATCCCCGTGTTGACCACGGAGTTCACACTTCCTACAAGCTACACCTATTCCCCTTCTTTTCCGTGACTAGAGAAAATGGGGTCGGATAACGAAAGCTCCAGAAAATTCTGCGGCTCATGCACTTCCTCAAGAGCATCAAACAACGGCCTCAACAGATCACGCACAACGGTGAACGCAGGCGTATCAGCATACAACTTCGCGTACTCTATGCACAGTCCAGTCAGTAAATCCAACCCCCACTCCAGAACCTGCCGCTCCTCGTCTTCTACATGCTCACCGTCTAGACGCGCACCAACGATCCGGTGCGGATGCGCGCTACGATTACTGAGAAAGTTAAACGTCTGTAAACCGTCATCAAATTCCTTGTAATTCTGCTTTTCCTCCCGGATCATCTCATAGAACCGGTCAACCGACACCACGCGATGCCGACTCAACAACGACATATCCTCGACTTCATCCCGGACTTCCACCATCTGCCGTGAATGGATCTGTGATGCCTCAATCTTGTGTTCGTTCAGGTGTTTCACCAAGAGATACGTCTCCATCAAATACCGGACATCCCGATACGCCGAATCATAGCGCCGATGCTTAACGGAGATATACAGTGATTCCAACGCATTTACGCCCTTAATCACGAAAATATCCTGGAACTCATGGCGAGAATCAATATACGACGAGTACCGCCGATTCACCGTGGAAACAGCAGTATCTAGACGCGAGATTCCAGCCAGCAAGTGGTTGACAAGTTCATTATTCGAATGTTCGGACGTGTACTCTTCTTGTTCTTGTAGCAAGTCACGCTCATAGGCCTGTGCCTCACCATCTATGTCCATACGTTTACTCGCCTCCGTTACGACAGTCCTCAACCGCCTGCGCTGACTTGTTCAGCGCCTCCTCCCCCTTCTCAACGACATCCCCGGTATCGATCCCGTCACCGCCAAAGAACCCATCACCACCGCTGCCCTCGTCATCTGACTCGAGCACAGCGTCACGACACTTCACAGCATCATCGGTCACCGAATCAAGCACGTCGGATGCCGTCGACGAATCCACGTTTTCCAGCATCTTGTCCACGTCCGTATCGTGTTCATCCGCTATCGCTTCCAGGTCCTCCTGGTTCAGGTCTGCACCCATCTCCCCGGCCTGCCGAAGCAGCGCTGATGTCCCGGTCAGCATCGACCCCCGGACCCATACGTGGACCTCACTCATCGCCAACGCCCAGCACCGATTCCCACATACATACCGCAACCGGTACAACCCGAGTTGACTCGCCTTGTTCGCCGCAAACCGCGTACTGACAAACGCCGGCTGGTAGAACGCACCCGTCGAGATCAGCATCGCATCCACACCGAACATCACTGTAGCGATCTGGTACTCCTGGATCGCTTCCTCCATTTGCTCCTCGGACGCAGCATCCTCCGTTTGCAGCTCGGAGGCGGCACACGCCTTATCACTCATCTGGTTGTAGCTCCCGATCAACGGCGCATATTTCGTCACTTCACTAGTGCCATCCCGGATATCGCCAAGCGGATCCACCGGGACATCACTATTGAACTCGTTCGCGATCTGCGCCGCGTAATCCGCTCGCCGCACCGCATCACCCGTCGCATCCCCGCCCTCCTTGAGCATCGACCTATTGAGTTCGTTCTCAAACGTCCGATCCTTCTCACAGAGTTTCTCCGCGCTCTCGAGAACCACAGCACGCCGCTTTGAATCGTTCTCCACCGTCTCATCCAGATTATCGTAGAACCCGGTCACCAACTCCTGAACGCGCTGCTGCTCAGTCTCGTTCAAACCGGCCGTTCCAACACCACGTTCGTTCCCATACTCCGTGAGATTCTGTCCGGTCTCTGGCCCATAATCGGGATCGAAGGTTTCGTCGGATCCACCCCCGTCTGTCTCTGTTTCGGTCGAGACCGTTGTCGTGGTTGGTTCCTGTGGTTCTGCGTCGGATTCGATCCCGGTCCCCGTAGTGCCGGTACTGCACCCGGCAAGGACCAGCATCGCGGTCACTGCAATAACGGCTATCTGTGTTCTGGTGGGTTTCTGGTTGAACACGAATGGTTGCAAACCTCGACTATATGCTTCAGAAGTAATTCCTGTAACAAGATAGGTCTACCGCTCGAACCGCTATATCAGTACCAACTGAGTACCCACAGCAGGGTGGCCGGAAGAACAGGAATCGATCGTGGGCAGTGTTTCGTCCAGAAAACCAGTCTCAGTTGAGATCGAGCTCCTGCTTCATCTCACGCTCGATCCGTTCACGGACACCATCACTATCCTTAATCAACAGCGGCGTCTCCTTATCCGAGATATACCGTGATGTCAACCCTTGATCATAGAACGACTCAACCATCTCCTCAAAATCACGCTCCGACGCAGTATCAAGCTGCTTCACGATGTCATCCCGCGTCTCCAACTCCTCCCGGGTATAGTTCAGCAACACCTGGAACACCTCGATCTTCCGCAGAACCGAACTAAGCTCGGTATCCGCATGCTGCGACAGGAACTCGCTGAACTCTGGTGGAAGCACCGTTCTCCCAGTATCCACGTGATACCGGGCAGCAACACCTACCTCCCCCAATGTCTGCTTCAGCTCCGTATACTGGCCACCCAATTCATCGATATCCCACAGTTCAGGACCGTAACTCCGGTTCAACGCGGCACCCCTATCACTCAGATGCCCAGAATCCGTCTTCTCAAACCCGAAATTGATCAAAACACTCAGCAACGTATCATCAAACCTGTCGAAAACATCCTGGATCTCGTTAGCACGGTCATCCAGCAACGTCCGCATAAGCTCAGATCCGATCTTCTCCCCCAGCTTCGTAGTCCGGTACCCGTAGTCGTACTTACCCGTATAGTGTTTCTCCTTCACAAGATTCAACCGCTTCAATGCGTCAATCTCGTCACCGTACCGCTCGTCCGCGGCTGCGTGCGGAACACCGATCGACTGCTCCTGTTCCTGCCCGGTGT includes the following:
- a CDS encoding type II toxin-antitoxin system HicB family antitoxin — protein: MSTETDRNGNHEVRTTITLTNEGEWWVAKDEETGVSSQGTTRIEALENLDEAVAGYKGEGREPSEEELREIGIDPENNVSGESLPDEFQ
- a CDS encoding type II toxin-antitoxin system HicA family toxin, yielding MKVLVNHGPFYVDRINGDHFILRWEPPADHDSDARTVPVPRHDEVATGTLREIGEQAGMKDFQRFLDWLDRNL
- a CDS encoding SOSS complex subunit B family protein, which gives rise to MSSNNSSSKVVTVDEQALKQADEQEVDDDSFPVVDETPEFGATVKQEVQAKVDANHPDGIVDTNDDRIHGVTLEQEERIQAREAELERISAQAEFGQQQGRAKRARDIAAQRSAERRKRFQKRAASVEPMADPERPDPRTSLTQSQLAAVNEQSMRLAERLDGWSRAAISRQLAEAVVDGQDLTSAVVSVFEELQTAPGQIVPIGKLEDVSRQKVSIEGRVETLWDPSHPSIAQVGLIADDSGQTRVTIWEKSGAPWIEEGERVRIHGAARNWYVGRVSLAVTGWSTIQFPERGRWWE